The following proteins come from a genomic window of Salinivibrio kushneri:
- a CDS encoding exoribonuclease II, translating into MFQDNPLLAQLKQQIQETLPKKEGQVKATEKGFGFLEVDDKTSLFIPPPYMKKVLHGDRVEAFVRTEKDREVAEPDTLVEASLDRFIGRVQWIRNRLNVVPDHPQMKDALRAKTQRGLSQDNLKEGDWVVASLIRHPLKGDDNFMCQVSEKITDADDKIAPWWVTLAKHNLPNQEPAPKDEWPLLEQGLERRDLTDLPFVTIDSESTKDMDDALYVKANAQGGFTMTVAIADPTAYIDADEALDKVARERGFTIYLPGRNIPMLPRDLSDDLCSLRANEKRPALCCTFNIDADGTIADDAEFFSAWIQSHGQLAYDKVSDYIELGEQAPWQPESSDIADQIHQLHQFALSRIQWRETHAVTFPDRPDYRFELSEDNDVIAIHTDQRRIANRIVEESMISANICAGRKLRDAFGFGIFNTHAGFNSEKLDDVVELVKAHEGEADSESLATVEGFSALRRWLNSLDTTYLDNRLRRFQAYSEIGHEPAPHYAMGLDVYATWTSPIRKYGDMINHRLLKAIIRGETEANAPADTVGEELAGHRKHHRMAERDVADWLYTRLLKPEVEAQTRYTAEIFDINRAGMRVRLLENGAPAFIPSSLIIDNKTRIACDKETGTVTIDGNVEFKLGDSLEVVIADIKETTRSIVAKPTQVFTLPETSQSE; encoded by the coding sequence ATGTTTCAAGACAATCCCCTGCTAGCACAGCTAAAGCAACAGATCCAAGAAACCTTGCCGAAAAAAGAAGGCCAGGTAAAAGCCACCGAAAAAGGCTTCGGCTTCCTAGAAGTTGATGACAAGACCAGCCTTTTCATTCCGCCTCCTTATATGAAGAAAGTGCTCCACGGTGACCGTGTTGAAGCCTTCGTGCGCACGGAGAAAGATCGCGAAGTGGCCGAGCCGGATACGCTGGTAGAAGCCAGCTTAGATCGCTTTATTGGCCGTGTGCAGTGGATCCGTAATCGTTTAAACGTGGTCCCCGATCACCCGCAAATGAAAGACGCTTTGCGCGCAAAAACGCAGCGTGGCTTGTCGCAAGACAACTTGAAAGAAGGTGACTGGGTCGTCGCATCCCTCATCCGCCATCCACTGAAAGGCGATGACAACTTTATGTGCCAGGTCAGTGAAAAAATCACTGATGCGGACGATAAAATTGCCCCGTGGTGGGTCACGCTGGCCAAACACAACTTGCCCAACCAAGAGCCTGCACCAAAAGATGAGTGGCCACTGCTGGAGCAAGGGCTAGAGCGTCGCGACCTGACAGATTTACCGTTTGTGACCATCGACAGCGAATCCACCAAAGACATGGATGATGCCCTGTACGTTAAAGCCAACGCACAAGGTGGCTTTACCATGACAGTGGCCATTGCTGATCCAACGGCATACATTGATGCCGATGAGGCACTTGATAAAGTCGCTCGTGAACGCGGGTTCACTATTTATTTGCCTGGGCGAAACATCCCAATGCTGCCGCGTGATCTGAGTGATGACTTATGTTCACTGCGGGCCAACGAAAAACGCCCAGCACTATGCTGCACCTTTAATATCGATGCTGATGGCACCATTGCCGACGATGCTGAATTCTTCTCGGCTTGGATCCAATCACACGGTCAGCTTGCGTATGACAAAGTCTCTGATTACATCGAGCTCGGTGAACAAGCGCCGTGGCAGCCAGAGAGCAGCGACATTGCGGATCAAATCCATCAATTACATCAATTTGCGCTATCCCGTATTCAGTGGCGTGAGACGCATGCTGTCACCTTCCCCGACCGTCCTGACTATCGCTTTGAACTCAGCGAAGATAACGATGTGATTGCTATCCACACCGATCAGCGTCGTATTGCCAATCGGATCGTGGAAGAGTCAATGATCAGCGCCAACATCTGCGCGGGTCGCAAGCTTCGTGACGCATTCGGGTTTGGTATCTTCAACACACACGCCGGCTTTAACAGCGAAAAGCTCGACGATGTGGTTGAACTAGTAAAAGCGCATGAAGGCGAGGCAGACAGCGAAAGCCTCGCTACCGTCGAAGGCTTCAGTGCACTTCGTCGCTGGTTAAACAGCCTAGATACCACCTATCTTGATAACCGCTTGCGCCGCTTCCAAGCCTACAGCGAGATTGGCCATGAGCCAGCGCCACACTATGCGATGGGCTTGGATGTCTATGCCACATGGACATCCCCTATCCGTAAATACGGTGATATGATCAACCACCGCTTGCTTAAAGCGATTATTCGCGGCGAAACCGAGGCCAATGCCCCGGCCGATACCGTGGGTGAAGAGCTTGCCGGCCACCGTAAACATCACCGTATGGCAGAGCGTGATGTCGCCGACTGGTTATACACCCGCTTACTTAAGCCTGAAGTTGAAGCGCAAACCCGCTATACCGCGGAGATTTTTGACATCAACCGGGCCGGAATGCGTGTACGCTTGTTGGAAAACGGGGCACCTGCCTTTATTCCATCGTCGCTGATCATCGATAACAAAACCCGCATTGCCTGTGATAAAGAAACAGGCACAGTGACTATCGACGGTAACGTTGAATTCAAGCTCGGTGATAGCCTAGAAGTGGTAATTGCCGATATTAAAGAGACAACACGCTCGATTGTGGCCAAACCGACCCAGGTATTTACCCTGCCTGAGACGTCACAGAGCGAATAG
- a CDS encoding DEAD/DEAH box helicase — protein sequence MQESVTKFRQLDLADTLLSALDSMGFETPTPIQAASIPVLLEGRDALGKAQTGTGKTAAFSLPLLNKVDLSQRKPQAIIMAPTRELAIQVAAEMKTLAQNIKGLKVLEIYGGASIVDQMKALKSGAHIVVGTPGRVKDLINRDRLKLDEVHTFILDEADEMLKMGFVDDVTWIMEQAPESAQRILFSATMPPIVKQIVDRFLREPARVDVAGSNRTVEKVEQQFWVVKGVEKDEAMSRLLETQDTDASIVFVRTRQDTERLADWLSARGFKAAALHGDIPQSLRERTVDHLKRGVIDILVATDVVARGLDVPRITHVFNYDIPFDAESYIHRIGRTGRAGRAGKAILLVRPNQMRMLRTVERVTQTKMEEIQLPNRDKVAEARVAQLAGELAEKKDGDAMAPFVELIEQLQNDIDVDATTLAAMLLQRQQGKRPLFYKGPDPMIAAMEREKQRRERRRDDRQNGTDRRDTNPADWDTYQLDVGREQGVQVKDIVGAIANELGLNKQNIGAIKLAPAHTFVQLPKTMPKDVFAQLQKLRIRQKETNAQRVEGQIMRERRGGDRNGGGRGRNERGRGERRFNRDRGNERRGSAARGERRQAQ from the coding sequence ATGCAAGAATCTGTAACCAAATTTCGCCAGTTAGATCTGGCCGACACCCTTTTGTCTGCGCTTGACTCAATGGGCTTTGAAACCCCCACACCTATCCAAGCCGCTTCTATCCCTGTACTTCTTGAAGGCCGTGACGCACTCGGTAAAGCACAGACGGGTACGGGTAAAACCGCTGCATTCTCGCTGCCACTGCTGAACAAAGTCGATCTGAGCCAACGTAAACCACAAGCTATCATTATGGCTCCGACTCGCGAGCTTGCCATCCAAGTCGCAGCGGAAATGAAGACGCTGGCACAGAACATCAAAGGCTTAAAAGTCCTTGAGATCTACGGCGGTGCGTCGATTGTTGACCAAATGAAAGCGCTGAAAAGCGGCGCGCACATCGTGGTGGGCACACCAGGGCGTGTGAAAGATTTGATCAACCGCGATCGCTTGAAGCTTGACGAAGTGCATACCTTTATCCTCGACGAAGCGGATGAAATGCTCAAAATGGGCTTTGTGGACGATGTTACCTGGATCATGGAGCAAGCGCCTGAGAGTGCACAGCGCATCCTATTCTCGGCAACCATGCCTCCTATCGTTAAACAAATTGTTGACCGCTTCTTGCGTGAACCGGCACGTGTCGACGTCGCGGGGAGCAACCGTACGGTTGAGAAGGTTGAGCAGCAGTTCTGGGTGGTTAAAGGCGTTGAAAAAGACGAAGCGATGAGCCGTCTGCTAGAAACGCAAGACACCGATGCATCTATCGTGTTTGTGCGCACCCGCCAAGACACCGAGCGCTTAGCTGATTGGTTGTCAGCGCGTGGCTTTAAAGCTGCGGCACTGCACGGGGATATCCCACAGTCATTGCGTGAGCGCACGGTTGATCACTTAAAGCGTGGCGTGATTGATATTTTGGTCGCGACCGACGTCGTGGCACGTGGCCTTGATGTACCGCGCATCACTCACGTATTTAACTATGATATTCCGTTTGATGCGGAGTCTTACATTCACCGTATTGGTCGTACTGGCCGTGCAGGCCGCGCCGGTAAAGCGATTTTGTTGGTGCGTCCTAACCAAATGCGCATGCTGCGCACGGTTGAGCGTGTCACGCAGACCAAAATGGAAGAAATTCAGCTGCCAAACCGCGATAAAGTGGCGGAAGCGCGTGTCGCTCAGCTAGCCGGTGAGTTGGCTGAAAAGAAAGATGGCGACGCCATGGCACCTTTCGTTGAGTTGATTGAGCAACTGCAAAACGATATCGACGTGGATGCAACCACCTTGGCGGCGATGTTGCTGCAACGCCAGCAAGGCAAGCGTCCATTGTTCTACAAAGGCCCAGACCCGATGATTGCGGCGATGGAGCGTGAGAAACAACGCCGTGAACGTCGTCGTGACGATCGTCAAAATGGCACTGACCGTCGTGACACCAACCCAGCTGATTGGGATACGTACCAGTTGGACGTGGGTCGTGAGCAAGGTGTTCAGGTTAAAGATATCGTGGGCGCAATTGCCAATGAGCTTGGCTTAAACAAGCAAAACATTGGCGCAATCAAGCTGGCCCCGGCACATACGTTTGTACAGTTGCCAAAAACCATGCCGAAAGACGTGTTTGCACAATTGCAAAAACTGCGTATTCGCCAAAAAGAGACCAACGCACAGCGTGTTGAAGGTCAAATCATGCGCGAGCGCCGTGGTGGTGACCGTAATGGTGGCGGACGTGGTCGCAATGAGCGCGGACGTGGTGAACGTCGTTTCAATCGTGACCGCGGCAATGAGCGTCGTGGTAGCGCTGCGCGCGGCGAACGTCGTCAAGCACAGTAA
- a CDS encoding TrkH family potassium uptake protein: MINFKNTLRLLGMPILWMGVVQFVFGLLSLFLFRDGVSKHFFYPSLLMMISSLAISWLFRQSKLNQVTFRDALLFSTLTWVLVGLLGGIPIELVTGVNFTDATFESISALSTAGATILSGLDNMPASFLLYRQFLQWMGGLGVVIFVVAVLPMLNVGGMRLLKAETPGPIKDEKLSPRISKTAHYLWGVYMVITIVCALAYYVAGMSAYDAIAHSFSTVSTGGFSTHDASMWHFQSHLILMISNVFMLLGAINFGLHFRIFRLGWRGLKLYFDDEESRVFLIVVACLSLMLGFYLFGEARYESLWVSLSFAAFHVVSFITSTGFGAADLSSWPAATALFLVFCAYLGGCSGSTAGGNKIIRDIVTFKIIRRQLHQLVHPSAIIPIRYQDKVVSNDVTQAVMAFMSLAALTTGAFTLLMMMTGLDFWSAFTAVVACINVLGPGFGEVGSNFQPVTDTGIWILNVAMILGRLEYFTVLALFMPHFWRW; this comes from the coding sequence ATGATTAACTTTAAAAATACCCTGCGTCTGCTTGGCATGCCTATTTTATGGATGGGTGTTGTCCAATTTGTTTTTGGACTCTTGTCGCTGTTTTTGTTTCGCGATGGGGTTTCAAAGCACTTCTTTTATCCTTCCTTGCTAATGATGATTTCATCATTGGCTATCTCGTGGCTTTTTCGGCAAAGCAAACTCAATCAGGTCACCTTTCGTGATGCCTTGTTGTTTTCGACCCTGACTTGGGTGTTAGTGGGCCTGCTGGGCGGTATCCCGATAGAGCTGGTCACCGGGGTCAACTTTACCGATGCCACGTTTGAGTCGATCAGTGCGTTGAGTACGGCGGGGGCCACTATTTTGAGTGGCCTGGATAATATGCCTGCTTCATTCCTGCTCTATCGCCAGTTTTTACAATGGATGGGGGGACTTGGCGTGGTGATCTTTGTGGTCGCGGTCTTGCCGATGCTCAACGTGGGTGGCATGCGGCTATTAAAAGCGGAAACGCCTGGACCAATCAAAGACGAAAAACTCTCTCCTCGAATATCAAAAACGGCGCACTATTTGTGGGGGGTATACATGGTGATCACCATCGTATGTGCTCTGGCCTATTATGTGGCGGGAATGAGCGCGTACGATGCGATAGCACATAGTTTTTCTACCGTCTCAACCGGTGGGTTCTCCACCCACGATGCCAGTATGTGGCACTTTCAAAGCCATCTTATCTTAATGATTTCTAATGTCTTTATGTTGTTAGGGGCGATCAACTTTGGCTTGCACTTTCGTATTTTCCGTCTCGGGTGGCGCGGCCTAAAGCTCTATTTTGATGACGAAGAATCACGGGTGTTTTTGATTGTGGTGGCGTGCCTGTCTCTGATGTTGGGCTTTTACTTATTCGGCGAAGCCCGTTATGAGTCGCTTTGGGTATCATTAAGTTTTGCAGCGTTCCATGTGGTTTCTTTTATTACCAGTACTGGTTTTGGCGCGGCGGATTTAAGCTCGTGGCCAGCGGCCACCGCTTTATTTTTAGTTTTTTGTGCCTATCTGGGTGGCTGCTCAGGGTCAACGGCGGGCGGCAATAAAATTATTCGCGATATTGTTACCTTTAAAATTATTCGTCGCCAATTACACCAACTCGTGCACCCTTCAGCGATCATCCCCATCCGCTATCAAGATAAGGTGGTTTCGAACGATGTCACCCAAGCGGTAATGGCATTTATGTCGCTAGCCGCGTTGACCACCGGTGCATTCACCTTGTTGATGATGATGACTGGGTTGGATTTTTGGTCGGCATTTACCGCTGTGGTCGCATGTATCAATGTGCTTGGGCCAGGTTTTGGTGAAGTAGGTAGTAACTTCCAGCCGGTGACAGACACTGGGATTTGGATCCTAAATGTTGCCATGATACTGGGGCGTTTGGAGTACTTCACCGTACTGGCGCTGTTTATGCCGCATTTTTGGCGTTGGTAA
- a CDS encoding pyridoxal phosphate-dependent decarboxylase family protein: MSRSFPAHALTATFAQQYQTIRQHFFNRDPDRWPVYRTPELAHWLENGMHPAVADAASQFNQQTHIPEQSDISAKTLPHLALQAATYSKDWTSPRAVENVITAPCDPAIHGALLATMANPNLVYSEYAGMSVELEKTLVRQVANLIGYDPDQATGIFTQGGTFGNLYGYLMGLRKQFPLSGQRGLQGQDFRMINSLAGHYSNMTNLGLLGTDIPNQVLRIKVDANNRLDLDDFAYSLNHCLAEKMPVPTILLTFGTTDTFAIDDIERVYQITTRACQRFNTSVKPHIHVDAAVGWPLVMFNDYDFAANPIGINTATLNKLQALIPRIRGLRFADSITIDFQKWGFVPYTASLVMFKQQTDMEHLKQDPHYFSYFETSKTQQTHLQSTIECSRGAAGAYGSYCALNMLGKRGYQTMIAHSLQNAEYLKAHLDALPHCKVVAGDNLGPTVAFRLYQPSPTLDVAAMFQQEQTLHQVGARIDSITQHSLFHRQHFLERQGKKLKTNWVESIAHTEFDPNGQCLFIPGEKAVFLNPYTRYPHIDEFVVSLSPEHAEQLV; this comes from the coding sequence ATGTCTCGTTCTTTTCCAGCACACGCTTTAACCGCAACGTTTGCACAACAATACCAAACCATTCGTCAGCATTTTTTCAATCGAGACCCTGATCGTTGGCCTGTCTACCGGACGCCAGAGCTGGCTCATTGGCTGGAGAACGGCATGCATCCTGCCGTGGCCGACGCGGCGAGTCAATTTAATCAACAAACGCATATTCCCGAACAAAGTGATATTAGCGCCAAGACACTGCCTCATCTGGCACTGCAAGCCGCCACCTACTCCAAAGATTGGACATCACCTCGCGCGGTAGAAAACGTGATCACCGCCCCGTGCGATCCCGCGATACATGGGGCTCTCCTTGCTACTATGGCGAACCCTAATCTCGTGTATAGCGAATACGCGGGGATGTCAGTTGAGCTAGAAAAAACACTCGTACGTCAAGTCGCTAATTTAATTGGCTATGATCCTGACCAAGCAACCGGGATCTTCACCCAAGGTGGGACGTTCGGCAATTTGTACGGCTATTTGATGGGCTTAAGGAAGCAGTTCCCGCTATCAGGCCAGCGGGGGTTGCAAGGACAAGACTTTCGCATGATTAACTCCCTCGCCGGTCACTATTCTAATATGACCAACCTCGGTTTATTGGGCACAGATATCCCCAACCAGGTATTGCGTATAAAAGTGGATGCCAACAACCGGCTTGACTTGGATGACTTTGCCTATTCGCTCAATCATTGTTTAGCAGAAAAGATGCCGGTGCCTACCATTTTGCTGACCTTTGGCACCACAGATACCTTTGCCATTGACGATATTGAACGCGTGTATCAGATCACGACACGAGCCTGTCAGCGCTTTAACACGTCAGTAAAACCACATATTCATGTTGATGCGGCAGTCGGGTGGCCACTAGTGATGTTCAACGATTATGATTTCGCCGCCAACCCCATAGGCATCAACACCGCGACGCTGAACAAACTGCAAGCATTAATACCGCGCATTCGCGGGCTACGCTTTGCCGATTCCATCACTATCGATTTTCAAAAGTGGGGGTTTGTGCCCTATACCGCCAGCCTAGTGATGTTCAAACAGCAAACGGACATGGAGCACCTTAAGCAAGATCCGCATTACTTTTCTTATTTTGAAACCAGCAAAACACAACAAACGCATTTACAGTCGACAATAGAATGCTCACGTGGCGCAGCAGGCGCCTATGGGAGTTATTGCGCCCTCAATATGTTGGGCAAACGTGGTTATCAGACCATGATTGCGCACAGCCTGCAAAATGCCGAGTATTTAAAAGCACACCTAGACGCCCTCCCTCATTGCAAGGTCGTCGCTGGTGATAACCTGGGGCCCACGGTAGCGTTTCGCCTCTACCAGCCGTCACCGACACTCGATGTGGCTGCGATGTTCCAACAAGAACAAACACTGCATCAAGTTGGCGCGCGTATTGACAGCATTACTCAACATAGCCTGTTTCACCGCCAACACTTTCTCGAGCGCCAAGGCAAGAAGTTAAAAACCAATTGGGTTGAGTCCATTGCACACACGGAGTTTGACCCTAATGGCCAATGCCTATTTATTCCTGGGGAAAAAGCGGTGTTTTTAAATCCGTACACGCGTTACCCACACATTGATGAGTTTGTCGTTTCACTAAGCCCTGAACACGCAGAGCAATTGGTCTAG
- a CDS encoding methyl-accepting chemotaxis protein, with amino-acid sequence MTLGFKSRIIWGVGLLVTLSLVVLGSINALSLRDRMVEALVTQTQNKLDHHVTELEQLVQSQLTAVEQGASHFSTDLNGQENVAQVRMLADTAGIANVIMTYENGASYMSNHSGDGVTTDEYNFRNRDWYRTVKSDQSIHLTEIYTDKVTGGKVISAVAPVFENGQFIGALLGDIPLENVITQVSDMRFAGGAATLTDQNAVFFASDDPNDIGKTPSQISPNFSQMESMFRSNEQGHLTFPYMGIQFDGYFQRVNLTEDRYWTLMVFVDQQTALAGVRDAQIDSVATGVILLIVSLGAIYAIIQFSYRPLLKLKEAVLDLSRGEGDLTARLDVNGNDDLAQISDGFNRFVENLQSMMLNVAESSQAISANISQLSQTTSENESVLDAHSAETEQVVTAITQMSESARNIAENVSQSNSITASASKEANQSLKVVDNAVITVSALVDEVEEMSGRITSMNKDANRISDVLTVIGEISEQTNLLALNAAIEAARAGEQGRGFAVVADEVRALAARTQSSTTEISEMLTALLDGTSSVVEAMEKTKEQCQTTADKTSEVSNSLTIMSSSVTEIDDVSTQIATATEQQSSVAEELSKNMLSIRDMVNKLVESGNQTTAATKSLTHSNEELDRMVHNFKLQ; translated from the coding sequence ATGACCTTAGGGTTTAAATCTCGCATTATTTGGGGGGTAGGACTGCTCGTCACCCTCTCTTTGGTGGTTCTCGGTTCGATTAACGCATTGTCACTGCGTGATCGGATGGTCGAGGCACTCGTCACCCAAACACAAAACAAGCTTGACCACCATGTGACGGAGCTAGAGCAGCTGGTTCAGTCTCAACTTACGGCGGTAGAGCAAGGTGCCAGCCACTTTTCAACAGATCTCAACGGCCAAGAGAATGTGGCGCAGGTACGCATGCTTGCGGATACCGCTGGTATTGCCAATGTGATCATGACCTACGAAAACGGTGCGTCGTACATGTCTAACCACAGTGGAGATGGCGTCACGACCGACGAGTACAACTTCCGAAATCGAGACTGGTACCGCACAGTTAAATCCGATCAATCCATTCATTTAACTGAAATTTATACGGACAAGGTGACGGGAGGAAAAGTGATCAGCGCCGTGGCGCCTGTATTTGAAAACGGCCAGTTTATCGGGGCACTCCTCGGTGATATTCCCTTGGAAAATGTCATCACTCAAGTCAGTGACATGCGCTTTGCCGGTGGGGCCGCTACATTGACGGATCAAAACGCGGTGTTTTTTGCCAGTGACGACCCCAATGATATCGGTAAAACTCCGTCTCAAATTAGTCCCAATTTTTCACAAATGGAAAGCATGTTCCGTAGTAACGAGCAAGGACACCTTACTTTCCCCTACATGGGCATTCAATTTGATGGCTATTTCCAACGCGTGAACTTAACCGAAGACAGATATTGGACCCTGATGGTCTTTGTCGACCAACAAACCGCATTGGCCGGGGTTCGTGATGCACAAATCGATTCTGTCGCGACAGGCGTGATACTGCTCATCGTCAGTCTGGGTGCCATTTATGCGATTATTCAATTTTCGTATCGCCCCTTACTCAAACTCAAAGAAGCGGTCCTGGATCTGTCGCGTGGCGAAGGGGATTTGACCGCTCGTCTCGATGTGAACGGCAATGATGACTTGGCGCAAATCAGTGATGGCTTCAACCGCTTTGTTGAAAATTTACAAAGCATGATGCTGAACGTCGCCGAGTCCAGCCAAGCCATTTCAGCCAATATTAGCCAGCTGTCACAAACCACCAGCGAAAATGAGTCCGTACTGGATGCTCACTCAGCTGAAACCGAGCAAGTTGTCACGGCAATCACTCAAATGAGTGAGAGCGCAAGAAACATTGCAGAGAACGTTTCCCAATCGAACAGTATTACCGCCTCAGCAAGTAAGGAGGCAAATCAATCACTTAAAGTAGTCGACAATGCGGTGATCACGGTCAGTGCCTTAGTGGACGAGGTGGAAGAAATGTCTGGCCGAATCACTAGCATGAACAAAGATGCTAACCGGATTAGTGACGTGCTGACGGTGATTGGCGAAATTTCAGAACAAACGAATTTGCTGGCGCTCAACGCGGCCATTGAAGCGGCGCGCGCAGGCGAGCAAGGCCGAGGTTTTGCGGTGGTTGCCGATGAAGTACGCGCCCTCGCTGCTCGCACGCAAAGCAGCACCACCGAAATTTCGGAGATGCTCACCGCGTTACTCGATGGTACGTCGAGTGTGGTCGAGGCCATGGAGAAGACCAAAGAACAGTGTCAGACCACGGCAGACAAGACCTCAGAAGTGTCTAACAGCTTGACCATTATGAGCTCGTCTGTCACCGAAATCGACGATGTGAGCACCCAAATCGCCACAGCCACCGAGCAACAAAGCTCTGTCGCCGAAGAGCTCAGCAAAAACATGCTCTCGATTCGGGATATGGTCAACAAGCTGGTAGAAAGCGGAAATCAAACCACCGCGGCCACCAAGTCGCTGACTCACTCGAACGAAGAGCTGGACCGCATGGTTCATAACTTTAAGTTGCAATAA
- a CDS encoding DUF3283 family protein, protein MDVNLANLPADEKQKIELDKQAAYAVWKVVNNQAPQSLYQDEASALVDWQREVYLASVEKYRAQPEAFIIPEATAPE, encoded by the coding sequence ATGGACGTCAACTTGGCAAATCTACCTGCCGACGAGAAACAAAAAATTGAACTCGATAAGCAAGCTGCCTACGCCGTATGGAAGGTAGTAAACAACCAAGCGCCACAAAGCCTTTACCAAGACGAAGCCAGCGCCTTAGTCGACTGGCAACGCGAGGTGTACCTCGCCAGTGTAGAAAAATACCGAGCACAACCTGAGGCCTTTATCATCCCAGAGGCCACCGCCCCCGAATAA
- a CDS encoding XRE family transcriptional regulator yields the protein METVMTFNDQDRQALYETWMSYKAKARITQIEMAKKLEISHLSFSRCIHGDAVLDSRFVFAFCQAMGVEPNKVLPSLRDREQIDQDVLVTSKVIVDGAIEAVHYEGSTVIIEYRKPLAPSASAALERVS from the coding sequence ATGGAAACCGTGATGACGTTTAATGACCAAGACAGACAGGCTTTGTACGAAACATGGATGTCTTATAAAGCCAAAGCTCGGATTACCCAGATAGAAATGGCAAAAAAGTTAGAGATCAGCCACCTTAGCTTTTCTCGGTGTATTCACGGTGACGCCGTCCTTGATAGCCGATTTGTGTTTGCGTTTTGTCAGGCGATGGGCGTTGAGCCGAACAAGGTTCTCCCCAGCTTGCGCGACCGCGAGCAGATTGATCAAGATGTCTTGGTCACCAGCAAGGTGATTGTCGATGGAGCTATTGAAGCGGTGCACTATGAAGGAAGCACGGTGATTATTGAGTATCGTAAGCCGCTTGCGCCTTCAGCCAGTGCGGCGCTTGAACGGGTTTCGTGA
- a CDS encoding DUF1289 domain-containing protein — MLTPCIGHCRREEDICVGCKRTLDEIVHWGKMTDNERETIMLELANRPDPCSTEPPRRSRNPFKRRTG, encoded by the coding sequence GTGTTAACACCTTGCATTGGTCACTGTCGGCGCGAAGAAGACATTTGCGTCGGTTGCAAACGCACGCTTGACGAAATTGTTCACTGGGGAAAGATGACAGACAACGAGCGCGAAACGATTATGTTAGAGCTAGCAAATCGACCTGATCCTTGCTCTACTGAGCCGCCTCGCCGCTCACGAAACCCGTTCAAGCGCCGCACTGGCTGA
- a CDS encoding glutathione S-transferase family protein encodes MIEFYSAATPNGQKVAIALEEMGLDYQLHSVDLMANEQKQPDFLAINPNGRIPAIVDKANGDFPVFESGAILLYLAEKTGQFLPSDPKARSQAIQWLMFQMGGVGPMMGQANVFYRYFPEKIPAAIERYQKEGRRLLEVVDKQLQQHPYLAGDSYTIADMATWPWARIHEWSGVDVSGLDALQAWLDKLAARPACQKALITPAPKEATDDERAKQVRGMVTR; translated from the coding sequence ATGATTGAATTTTATTCTGCCGCCACACCTAACGGCCAGAAAGTCGCCATTGCACTAGAAGAAATGGGGCTGGATTATCAACTACACAGCGTTGATTTAATGGCCAATGAGCAAAAACAGCCCGACTTTTTAGCCATCAACCCCAATGGCCGCATTCCTGCGATTGTCGATAAAGCCAATGGCGATTTTCCGGTTTTTGAGTCAGGGGCGATTTTGTTGTATCTCGCAGAAAAAACGGGGCAATTCTTACCCAGCGATCCCAAGGCGCGCTCACAAGCGATTCAGTGGCTAATGTTCCAAATGGGGGGCGTGGGGCCAATGATGGGGCAAGCCAATGTCTTCTACCGCTATTTCCCAGAGAAGATCCCCGCTGCCATTGAACGCTATCAAAAAGAAGGCCGCCGCCTCCTTGAAGTGGTCGATAAGCAACTGCAACAGCACCCTTACTTGGCAGGAGATAGCTATACCATTGCCGATATGGCAACCTGGCCCTGGGCTAGGATCCATGAATGGAGCGGTGTCGATGTTAGCGGATTAGACGCGCTACAAGCGTGGCTAGATAAACTCGCGGCACGTCCTGCTTGTCAAAAAGCCTTAATCACTCCCGCACCTAAAGAAGCCACGGATGATGAACGTGCAAAGCAGGTACGTGGTATGGTGACGCGATAG